One Vigna unguiculata cultivar IT97K-499-35 chromosome 7, ASM411807v1, whole genome shotgun sequence genomic region harbors:
- the LOC114191102 gene encoding 1,2-dihydroxy-3-keto-5-methylthiopentene dioxygenase 1, which translates to MAIEAWLMDDSNEDPRLPHRRNPNESVSLDQLAELGVLYWKLNPTIYENDEELNKIREARGYNYMDMLDLCPEKVENYEEKLKNFYTEHIHQDEEIRYCLEGSGYFDVRDKEDRWIRILIKAGDLIILPAGIYHRFTLDPSNYVKLMRLFKGEPVWTAYNRPQEDNPSRKEYIKVLNEKFGVPLAAH; encoded by the exons ATGGCGATTGAG GCATGGTTGATGGACGATAGCAACGAAGATCCAAGGCTTCCTCACCGTCGCAATCCCAACGAATCAGTTTCATTGGACCAACTGGCAG AATTGGGGGTCTTGTACTGGAAGCTGAATCCAACTATATACGAGAACGATGAAGAGTTGAACAAAATTAGAGAAGCTAGGGGATACAACTACATg GACATGCTTGATTTATGCCCGGAAAAGGTAGAAAATTATGAAGAAAAGTTGAAGAATTTCTACACTGAGCACATTCACCAAGATGAAGAGATTCGCTATTGTTTGGAAGGAAGTGGGTACTTTGATGTGAGAGACAAGGAGGATCGTTGGATTCGCATTTTGATCAAGGCTGGTGATCTTATCATTTTACCTGCTGGAATTTATCATCGCTTCACCCTAGACCCCAGTAACTATGTCAAG TTGATGAGGTTGTTTAAGGGAGAGCCAGTTTGGACAGCATATAATCGACCACAAGAAGATAATCCTTCTAGAAAGGAATACATTAAGGTCCTGAATGAAAAATTTGGAGTGCCACTTGCAGCTCATTAG